One window of Nocardia sp. NBC_00508 genomic DNA carries:
- a CDS encoding TetR/AcrR family transcriptional regulator encodes MPKPKQAVGRPRNREVDLAIVRATRELLAENGYAGLTVDAVAARAGVGKAAIYRRYATKQEMIFSVAVHDMREQPPPDGGSLRADLAAVARTIAAQLVRAPSDVLAGLLADVYADDALATRFAETFLERERHVLTEVLTRAVARGELETLPDPTTAQALLLGPIFAWLLILDGDRDKMPELTHTVAEAAASALLSANPD; translated from the coding sequence GTGCCGAAGCCGAAACAAGCCGTGGGACGGCCCCGCAACCGTGAGGTCGATCTCGCTATCGTCCGGGCCACGCGAGAGCTGCTTGCCGAGAACGGGTATGCCGGACTCACCGTCGACGCGGTGGCGGCGCGGGCGGGTGTCGGCAAGGCCGCGATCTACCGCCGGTACGCCACAAAGCAGGAAATGATCTTCTCCGTAGCGGTGCACGACATGCGGGAGCAGCCACCACCCGACGGAGGCTCCTTGCGCGCGGACCTGGCCGCGGTAGCCCGCACCATCGCAGCGCAACTCGTCCGCGCCCCTTCCGACGTTCTCGCCGGTTTACTCGCCGACGTCTACGCCGACGACGCGCTGGCAACCCGCTTCGCGGAGACCTTCCTCGAACGCGAGCGACACGTCCTGACCGAGGTGCTCACCCGCGCGGTCGCCCGCGGCGAACTCGAAACCCTGCCCGACCCGACCACCGCGCAGGCACTCCTGCTCGGCCCGATCTTCGCCTGGCTACTGATCCTGGACGGCGACCGCGACAAAATGCCCGAACTCACCCACACAGTCGCCGAAGCAGCAGCAAGCGCA
- a CDS encoding nuclear transport factor 2 family protein, which yields MTTVASRTELYAEVQQFYAEQMQRLDNRDIPGYAETFTEDAEFEHTPGIPPARTRAGIIADLIEFHKRFETDPMQRRHWFNMINLRPQEDGTIVSTAYCLVVKIRPNSKPEIAPSCVVHDVLVRVDGALLTRSRRVVHD from the coding sequence ATGACCACCGTCGCAAGCCGCACCGAGTTGTACGCCGAGGTCCAGCAGTTCTACGCCGAGCAGATGCAGCGGCTGGACAACCGCGACATCCCCGGATACGCCGAGACCTTCACCGAGGACGCGGAATTCGAGCACACACCGGGCATTCCGCCCGCCCGGACCAGGGCGGGCATCATCGCCGACCTGATCGAGTTCCACAAGCGCTTCGAGACCGACCCGATGCAGCGCAGACATTGGTTCAACATGATCAACCTGCGACCGCAGGAGGACGGGACCATCGTGTCCACCGCCTACTGCCTGGTGGTGAAGATCCGCCCGAACAGCAAGCCCGAGATCGCGCCGAGCTGCGTCGTGCACGACGTGCTCGTCCGCGTCGACGGAGCGCTGCTGACCCGATCGCGGCGCGTCGTCCACGACTGA
- a CDS encoding DUF6463 family protein translates to MIKWAGRLFVFLGFGHTAASYVLTAPEHADSWFSAELWKPEEGVTEMSPAMASFWLTAGSFGVPLMVLGMVVLWLDRRGIVPPLFIAWTLGIWSVVAAVTLEPAPWALAWVAVGLLAAGVRRARFAESAPQLSGV, encoded by the coding sequence ATGATCAAGTGGGCCGGTCGTCTTTTTGTCTTCCTCGGGTTCGGGCACACGGCGGCCAGTTACGTATTGACGGCTCCGGAGCACGCCGATTCGTGGTTCAGCGCGGAGCTGTGGAAACCGGAAGAGGGAGTCACCGAGATGAGCCCGGCCATGGCGTCGTTCTGGCTGACCGCGGGCAGCTTCGGCGTGCCGTTGATGGTGCTCGGGATGGTTGTCCTGTGGCTGGATCGCCGGGGCATCGTGCCGCCGCTGTTCATCGCCTGGACGTTGGGCATCTGGTCCGTGGTCGCCGCCGTGACTTTGGAGCCCGCCCCCTGGGCGCTCGCCTGGGTCGCGGTCGGACTACTGGCCGCCGGTGTCCGGCGCGCTCGCTTTGCCGAATCGGCGCCCCAGCTCAGTGGTGTGTGA
- a CDS encoding malonic semialdehyde reductase, producing MNSVQPDLLTLAAEAQELLFREARTANTFTDEPVTDEQIRAIYELVKYGPTSMNQQPLRIVLVRGQEARDRLVTHMIDNNKPRTAAAPLAAILAADLNFHENLPKVFPHAPDAKDYFADADHRAESARFNALIQIGYFILGIRAAGLAAGPMNGFDGAGLDKDFFPDGNHTGLVVVNIGRPGANAWFPRSPRLDYDEVVSTI from the coding sequence GTGAACTCCGTTCAGCCAGACTTGCTCACGCTCGCCGCCGAGGCCCAGGAGCTCCTGTTCCGGGAGGCCCGCACGGCGAATACCTTCACCGACGAGCCGGTCACCGACGAGCAGATCCGCGCGATCTACGAATTGGTGAAATACGGGCCGACGTCGATGAACCAGCAACCGCTGCGCATCGTGCTGGTGCGCGGCCAGGAGGCGCGAGACCGGCTGGTCACCCACATGATCGACAACAACAAGCCGAGGACGGCCGCCGCGCCGCTGGCGGCGATCCTGGCCGCCGATCTGAATTTCCACGAGAACTTGCCGAAGGTGTTCCCACACGCGCCCGACGCCAAGGACTACTTCGCCGACGCGGACCACCGGGCCGAGTCCGCGCGGTTCAATGCCCTGATCCAGATCGGCTACTTCATCCTCGGCATCCGCGCGGCGGGACTGGCGGCAGGACCGATGAACGGGTTCGACGGCGCGGGGCTGGACAAGGACTTCTTCCCGGACGGCAACCACACCGGTCTCGTCGTGGTCAATATCGGCCGGCCGGGCGCGAACGCCTGGTTCCCACGCTCGCCGCGATTGGACTACGACGAGGTGGTCAGCACGATTTAG